The DNA region CGTGTGGCACGTGAACTAGGATGCAGTTCCGTGGACTGTCGTGCTTCATTCTTCCCAAACATGTTGCGTGTTGGAATATTGATGCTGTAATGCAGATATGCAgtgaatttattttggatttGATGTGATGTGTTGGAATATTGATGCTATAATGCATGCGCAGTGAATTTCTTTTTGGATTCGACGTTGGTGACGACACTGGCTGTGATGCTGTGCactgaaaaaaaaaattcaaGTGGAGTTGTTTGGTAGTACCAACCATTGATTCATCTCTTCTGGTGCTGTTTCTAAACATATATGCAATGTTGTTGATTCATCTTTTATTCTTCTCTGATGCTGTTTCTGCCCAGTTGCTGGCTTGCTGCGATGATTATGGGATGGACACCCAGCTGGTCGCTGATGTATCAATGGCCTTGGCCGATCAGATATAATATGACAGTGCCGTTGATTACATTAACGATCCCTATTATTTTAGTAGTATGTATAGAAGCATAAAAATAGTTCTGCTCTTGCACACTATAAACAAATGGGGACTGAGCATCCCTTGCAAATTCCGTAACAAAACCTCCACTAAATTTGTATATTGCTAATCTACCAAAACATGAATGTGAATGGAGAGATGCTTATTCTATCCATACTGCATCTCAAGGGCCCGTGGAGGGTTTCCAGATGGAAGATGAAAAATCCATCTGATGATTATTTTGCCATACTGACAATGGAAGTAAATCCCTTTGGCTATACACCACCTACTCCTTGTACCATCAGTCATCAGATGCTACTACCAGCTTCAATGCTTCATTGTTAACAACTTATCAATGGAAGTCCGGTTGCCCGGTTGACGTCAGGCACCGATGCCACATCCGGCTGTTTGGATCGACAAATCTTGTGGACTTGATGACTTCTGGTATCGGTAAGTACACATTGTGTGTGTTGCACACCCCGGTTGTGATGCCACTAAAACCTGCAAAGGCGCCATGTACCTGCAAGGTTTATAGGACAATAGATGGTCAGGCGTGAAAAATACAGTTTCATCATGAGGCAGAGAGGCAACGAGGAGAAATGATGTCTTACAGCGTTCTGACCCAGTACGGTGCACAGGATGGCATCAGATGCATTGGCACGCACTGCGCGGAGCATGTACGTGGGATCGATATACTTGACATCAGAATGGACTCCTATATCCTTGAAATGATATTTGATCTGTGGCATGGCATGGCTAGTTATTTATGGTCCATCCACAGTACATCCATCACGGTTAAAGCCATTACCCCAGTATTTCACGCCCAAAACAACAGCTGAAAATTACAATAGACTAACCTTCTGCTGAAGGTGGACACCGATGTCACCAAGAACCATGTTGCCTGATGCATCAGTTGCATTTGACTTCTGCAAATATTCCTGAAAATTCATCACAGCATTACTTCATGcataatttttacagagcaagcACAAGTCTATTGTAAAGGCAACTAAAAAAAGTACTTGTATGACAAGTGTATAAAAAAATCAAGAGCAACCACAGTCACAACATCCAGATTCCAGAGTCACACATACTGGCAGTAAGGTAACAAAAAATTCTTTTGAATTCCGATGAGATCTAACCTGTCCTGCTCCTTCAGCAACACAAACCAAAGCAAATCCCTTGGTCTCTATCAAGTGCTCAAGATGTCGAAGAACTCCATTCGGCCCATCAAGAACGAATGGTACCTTCATTTGGGTTACTGACGATTTAGATTGACTAGTCTGGTAAATGGGGGGTTCATAAACAGCAAAAGACTTAATACCTCAGGTATCAGGCAGATATCTACTTGTCCACTGGACAGAGAGGCATGCATTGTGATGAAGCCACTGCTTCTCCCCATCAGCTTGACCAGTCCGATGCCATGAAATGCAGAATGTGCCTAGAGTCCAATGAAATGTTAACCACGCATATCTTCACAGATGGCGGCTAATATATGCATACATTTCACAGTTTTGCTGTTAGATTTATCCTTGATTGCTCGAGATGTTGCTGAAAGAATCACCTCAATATATGCAGAGTTGATAGCTCTTTGTGCTGCTTCCACTGCAGTATCAAATCCAAAGGTCTTGTCCATTAGTAATATGTCATTGTCAATCGTTTTGGGGACACAAACAATTGACACTTGCAGCTTTCTCTTGCGGCACTGCAATAAGAATTTTGCCAAAATACAATTTCAGATGGATGCGCAGCCCTCCACTTTTGTTATATTTATACAAAAGTGCAAATCCAATGCTGCATGAGTGAAATTCTGGTACCATTCCcaaggggaaaaaaaaagaaaaatctaTCGGCCCTCCTAGGCTTCCGCCTACTTTCTCTTCTCTTAAGCCTACAACAAGTGGGAGAGGCAGGATTCTTATAAATTTATTGCAATGAACAGTGATTAAACAATACCTCTTCATGTATAGCATTAGCTCCAGCATGAGTTCCGTTTCCACCTAGTACAAAGAGCATGTCAAGCCTCCTCGCCTGAATGTTGCATGTAGAAATTAAGGTGATAAGTCTTTCAATTAGTAAATTATTGCAGACATTTTGCAATATGCAAAGTAATAGAATGTATACATACCTGAATACTGTCAACAATGTCTGAAATGTTTGCACCACCACGAGAAACTCCTAAGAAGCTACCACCAGCAAGATTGATATTTTGGACTACATGCCTAGAAAGCTGAATGAAAGAAAACAGCCAAGTTCCCTTAAACATGTTTATAAATGTTTTTAAAAAAATGTATACAGATATTAATGAAGTAGAAAAGACTCTTACTGGCACTTCTGATAAGTGATGCTCAAAAAATCCACGGAACCCATGCTGTATCCCAACAATGTTTTTCACCCCATATTTTTCAAGTGTAAGCACAATCTACAAAGAGTACAAAAATGATACAATTCAAAAATTAGAATATTGTTCTAAAAATACAATTTCAGAAATTTTGGTTCTGCCAACACTCTCACGGTGCAACTGGTCAGCCGAAAAGCGGTTTGCTGAGCCAGCCCGGGTTCGAGTCACGGCACAAGCTTCTTAAAATGAAAATCAGGGGGGAAGTGTCACCCCCTggttgagttttttttttttgttttttttagaAATTTTTGTTCTAAGCAAAACAAGATCAACTCCAGTTCTAACCTACCTGCCGGATGACATCATTGAGACCAGGGCAGAGCCCACCACATGTTACAATCCCAGCCTTTACATATTGAGGCTCGAAATATATTTGTTTACGTGGACCAGCACGGTGCACCCTGGAAAAGATAAACCTGGTCAGTTAGGGAAAGACAAATGATTTTTACACCATATAATTTGAATTCATTTGTGTCACCACCATTGTTCAACCCAACTACAATCAGGGTCAATGCAATCAGCTCCAGCAGATGTTGGTGAGGCAAACTTAATAACCTGAAGAAGCAATAAGCCAGTAAGGGGAACTTCTACTACATCTGATATTTACCTTGCATACTAATCGATGTAATCAAATAGTAGCTAAGCGAAAAATCCTGCACACTTTACTATTTATAGAAACAGCAAAGGCACCTTTTCTATTACGAAGCAGTTCACATTAAGCAGATCTACAGGCATGTATTTGAATAGCAAGAATTATGCTTGAGAAGAGATTCCTAAAGCAATAAATAGAGCTTTATTATTCATggcatgaatttttctttgttTTGATGGAGAACTCAAGACACTTAAAAGTTCAAGTCATATCATGTCCCCAGGTGAAACAGTGAAGCAATTATATATATTACAGAATGACATGGTCAATAATTAGGTTAATGGTTCACATGGTCTTCAAATTACCAAATAACCCATGTTAGTAATTATCATGGAAGCAATCCATGCCAAGGTAAATATAATAGTTCAATGTTAAGTACATACCTTCAAAAGTGCTCTGTCATCATCATTCACATAGCCATTCCATGATTCTTGCATAGAACCGTTCACATTCTCAAGAGGAGTCCTGTTATAGACAGAGTAACCAAAAGATGTTTTAATCACCAATGATGTGTACTAGGATTAGTCTGGGACAAATTAATTATAAAGAAAATGAGGGAAAATATGTCACCTGCTCTTCAGAGAAAAAGTTGTTGGCCTCGGTTCCACATCAATCACATCTCTCAAATGTGGCAAGCTGAAACGCTTACCAAAGTCCTCTTGAAACTGCTCCTTCCAGTTTGGATTCGAGAAATCTAGTTGTGGGCGATCCACAAATATGGCTCTAACTACCAACTGTTTTGTTCTTGATTTCTTGTCATAATCCACACATTGCAACCTACTGCTGGTGTGCACTCGGAAACAGCCCAGGTGCTTCTGGCCTGAACTGACTGAACCAGCATAATCCATCGGCGGTGCTAGAGCCATTGTTTAGATAGCTCAGCATGCAAATATGCTGTGGGACAAGTTCCAGCTTGCTATCAGCATAAGATTATGGTACAGGAAAAGAGTTACAAGGCTCCCTGAAGTTCCATTTCTAAAGTACATGTATATGAATTggaaaaataaatcaaaaataaAAGGAAAAGGAGACAGGAATATTCCTATACATGGAACAAAGTTAGCTAAAAAATGTTAAAAAAAGGACTATACATGCATATGCTCCAACAATGTTGGAGTTCCGACGAGTAAAAATTGTACAA from Panicum hallii strain FIL2 chromosome 9, PHallii_v3.1, whole genome shotgun sequence includes:
- the LOC112875464 gene encoding ATP-dependent 6-phosphofructokinase 5, chloroplastic-like, which encodes MALAPPMDYAGSVSSGQKHLGCFRVHTSSRLQCVDYDKKSRTKQLVVRAIFVDRPQLDFSNPNWKEQFQEDFGKRFSLPHLRDVIDVEPRPTTFSLKSRTPLENVNGSMQESWNGYVNDDDRALLKVIKFASPTSAGADCIDPDCSWVEQWVHRAGPRKQIYFEPQYVKAGIVTCGGLCPGLNDVIRQIVLTLEKYGVKNIVGIQHGFRGFFEHHLSEVPLSRHVVQNINLAGGSFLGVSRGGANISDIVDSIQARRLDMLFVLGGNGTHAGANAIHEECRKRKLQVSIVCVPKTIDNDILLMDKTFGFDTAVEAAQRAINSAYIEAHSAFHGIGLVKLMGRSSGFITMHASLSSGQVDICLIPEVPFVLDGPNGVLRHLEHLIETKGFALVCVAEGAGQEYLQKSNATDASGNMVLGDIGVHLQQKIKYHFKDIGVHSDVKYIDPTYMLRAVRANASDAILCTVLGQNAVHGAFAGFSGITTGVCNTHNVYLPIPEVIKSTRFVDPNSRMWHRCLTSTGQPDFH